From a region of the Streptomyces sp. B21-083 genome:
- a CDS encoding S8 family peptidase, whose amino-acid sequence MRTSPTRVTGRKLISVAAVSAALVAAATTSVAVAQEPVAPAATLDAAAQTVAAPAERLIVGYKAGAAEATSNQAADADAVAKGKEAGENLDFQRRLGTGAALVDLGEELSKTDVADVIAEYKADPQVAYVVPDRLKKPMADPNDTEYAKQWDLFEAAAGMRVPGAWTTATGTGVTVAVIDTGYVTHSDIAANIVGGYDFIADTAVSVDGDGRDSNPADPGDWYAAGECEQTQGSSSSWHGTHVAGTIAAVANNSKGVAGIAYNAKISPVRALGKCGGYDSDIIDAITWASGGTVSGVPANTNVAKVINMSLGGGGACSAATQSAITGAVNRGTTVVVAAGNENANASTSNPANCNNVITVAATGRTGARASYSNFGSVVDISAPGGEMSTGNANGILSTLNSGAKTPSTESYAYYQGTSMATPHIAGLVALMKSANSSLTPAQIETAIKSNARALPGSCSGGCGAGLADATKTVQAVSGSTGGGTTGTVFSSSTAVSVPDNGAAVESSIAVSGRTGNAPSALQVGVDITHTYRGDLVINLVAPDGTTYPLKASSTSDSADNVNTTYTVDASSETANGTWKLRVQDVASSDTGRINGWKLTF is encoded by the coding sequence TTGCGTACCTCACCCACCCGTGTCACGGGGCGGAAGCTGATATCCGTCGCCGCGGTCTCCGCGGCCCTGGTGGCCGCGGCCACCACGTCGGTCGCCGTCGCCCAGGAGCCCGTCGCCCCCGCCGCCACCCTGGACGCCGCCGCGCAGACGGTCGCCGCTCCGGCCGAGCGACTCATCGTCGGCTACAAGGCAGGCGCCGCCGAAGCCACGTCGAACCAGGCCGCCGACGCCGACGCCGTAGCCAAGGGCAAGGAGGCCGGCGAGAACCTGGACTTCCAGCGCCGCCTCGGCACCGGTGCCGCCCTCGTCGACCTGGGCGAGGAACTCAGCAAGACGGACGTCGCCGACGTCATCGCCGAGTACAAGGCCGACCCGCAGGTCGCCTACGTCGTGCCTGACCGCCTGAAAAAGCCCATGGCGGACCCGAACGACACCGAGTACGCCAAGCAGTGGGACCTCTTCGAGGCCGCCGCGGGCATGCGCGTCCCGGGCGCCTGGACCACCGCGACCGGCACCGGCGTGACCGTCGCCGTCATCGACACCGGCTACGTCACGCACTCCGACATCGCCGCGAACATCGTCGGCGGCTACGACTTCATCGCCGACACCGCGGTCTCCGTGGACGGCGACGGCCGCGACAGCAACCCGGCCGACCCCGGCGACTGGTACGCCGCCGGTGAGTGCGAGCAGACCCAGGGCAGCAGTTCCTCCTGGCACGGCACGCACGTCGCGGGCACCATCGCCGCCGTCGCCAACAACAGCAAGGGTGTCGCGGGCATCGCGTACAACGCGAAGATCTCCCCGGTCCGCGCGCTCGGCAAGTGCGGCGGCTACGACTCCGACATCATCGACGCCATCACCTGGGCGTCCGGCGGCACCGTCTCCGGTGTCCCGGCCAACACCAACGTCGCCAAGGTCATCAACATGAGCCTCGGCGGGGGCGGCGCCTGCTCCGCGGCGACCCAGAGCGCCATCACCGGCGCGGTCAACCGGGGCACCACGGTGGTCGTCGCGGCCGGCAACGAGAACGCGAACGCCTCCACCTCCAACCCGGCGAACTGCAACAACGTCATCACCGTCGCCGCGACCGGACGTACCGGCGCCCGTGCCTCGTACTCCAACTTCGGCTCCGTCGTGGACATTTCGGCCCCGGGCGGCGAGATGAGCACCGGCAACGCCAACGGCATCCTCTCCACGCTGAACTCCGGCGCGAAGACGCCGTCCACCGAGTCGTACGCCTACTACCAGGGCACCAGCATGGCCACCCCGCACATCGCGGGCCTGGTCGCACTGATGAAGTCGGCGAACTCCTCGCTCACCCCGGCGCAGATCGAGACGGCCATCAAGAGCAACGCCCGTGCTCTGCCGGGGAGTTGCTCGGGCGGCTGCGGCGCCGGTCTGGCCGACGCGACCAAGACGGTGCAGGCCGTGAGCGGCAGCACCGGTGGCGGCACGACGGGGACCGTCTTCTCCTCCAGCACCGCTGTCTCCGTCCCGGACAACGGCGCGGCCGTCGAGTCCTCGATCGCCGTCAGCGGCCGGACCGGCAACGCCCCCTCGGCCCTCCAGGTCGGCGTCGACATCACCCACACCTACCGCGGTGACCTGGTCATCAACCTGGTGGCGCCCGACGGCACGACCTACCCGCTGAAGGCCTCCAGCACCTCGGACTCCGCCGACAACGTGAACACCACGTACACGGTGGACGCCTCCAGCGAGACCGCCAACGGCACCTGGAAGCTGCGCGTCCAGGACGTGGCGTCCTCGGACACCGGCAGGATCAACGGCTGGAAGCTCACCTTCTGA